The Micromonospora sp. NBC_01740 genome includes a window with the following:
- a CDS encoding site-2 protease family protein: protein MRASFRLGRIAGVPVGVNWSVLVIFALIAWGLSANQFPRAYPDRPVAAYVLAGLAAAVVFFLGLLAHEVSHAIVAKRNGLEVGGITLWLFGGVAELRGEARDPGAELRIAGVGPLVSLLIGLFFGAIAVVLAVAGVEGLLLGSLAWLAGINVLLAVFNALPAAPLDGGRLLRAAVWKATGDRTKASVVAARAGWVLGAVLIGLGLWQFLAGVGFGGLWLALIGWFLIGAAGMEERQARMGSALQGIRVADVMTPQPQTASGQMTVGDFVDHYLFAYRHTALPLTEDDRPVGLVTLDRVRGIPADRRAGTTLAEVACRADELVLARPDEPLNELLPRLSECADGRALVVADGRLVGIVSPSDISRAVQRGSLRDQMQGSRPGR, encoded by the coding sequence ATGAGGGCGAGTTTCCGGCTCGGCCGGATCGCGGGCGTGCCGGTCGGGGTCAACTGGAGCGTCCTGGTCATCTTCGCGCTGATCGCCTGGGGGCTGTCGGCCAACCAGTTCCCCCGGGCCTACCCGGACCGGCCCGTCGCCGCGTACGTCCTGGCGGGGCTCGCGGCGGCGGTGGTCTTCTTCCTCGGCCTGCTCGCCCACGAGGTGTCGCACGCGATCGTCGCCAAGCGCAACGGGCTGGAGGTCGGCGGGATCACCCTCTGGCTCTTCGGCGGGGTGGCCGAGCTGCGCGGCGAGGCGCGCGACCCGGGCGCGGAGCTGCGCATCGCCGGCGTCGGCCCGCTGGTGAGCCTGCTGATCGGGCTCTTCTTCGGCGCGATCGCGGTGGTGCTCGCCGTGGCCGGGGTGGAGGGGCTACTGCTGGGCTCGCTGGCCTGGCTGGCCGGCATCAACGTGCTGCTGGCGGTCTTCAACGCGCTGCCGGCCGCCCCGCTCGACGGCGGGCGGCTGCTGCGCGCCGCCGTGTGGAAGGCGACCGGCGACCGGACGAAGGCGTCGGTCGTCGCCGCCCGGGCCGGCTGGGTGCTCGGCGCGGTGCTGATCGGGCTGGGACTGTGGCAGTTCCTGGCCGGCGTCGGCTTCGGCGGGCTGTGGCTTGCCCTGATCGGTTGGTTCCTGATCGGCGCCGCCGGCATGGAGGAGCGGCAGGCCCGGATGGGCAGCGCGCTTCAGGGCATCCGGGTGGCCGACGTGATGACGCCGCAGCCGCAGACCGCGTCGGGACAGATGACGGTGGGCGACTTCGTCGACCACTACCTCTTCGCGTACCGGCACACGGCGCTGCCGCTGACCGAGGACGACCGGCCCGTCGGCCTGGTCACCCTCGACCGGGTGCGCGGCATCCCGGCGGACCGTCGGGCCGGCACCACGCTGGCCGAGGTGGCCTGCCGCGCCGACGAGCTGGTGCTCGCCCGGCCGGACGAGCCGCTGAACGAGCTGCTCCCCCGGCTCAGCGAGTGCGCCGACGGCCGTGCGCTGGTGGTGGCCGACGGCCGCCTCGTCGGGATCGTCTCGCCGAGCGACATCAGCCGGGCGGTGCAGCGCGGCAGCCTCCGCGATCAGATGCAGGGCAGCCGGCCCGGTCGCTAG
- a CDS encoding FAD-binding protein, translated as MTTAGAGPRHNWAGNVRYAARRHHRPSSLDELRRLVAGSDRLRVVGTGHSFNRLGDTTGDLVSLAGLPATVVLDPDRRAVTVPAAMRYGDLASWLHARGYALANLASLPHISVAGAVATGTHGSGETIGNLASAVAGLELVTAGGDLLTVDRAADGDTFAGMVVSLGALGVVTRVTLDVVPTFEIRQHVRLGLSRAALDAAFASAYSVSVFTDWRSPRLREVWVKQRADAAPLPADWLGTTAADAPRHPVPGMPARNCTPQLGEPGPWHERLPHFRLEFTPSSGAELQSEYHVPRGSASAALAALDPVAHLIAPVLQVCELRTVAADGLWLSPNHGRDSLAIHFTWTADAAAVLPVVAAVEERLAPFAPRPHWGKVFGLAPAAVAAALPRYADFLDLARRLDPAGTFRTDLLDHYLPRD; from the coding sequence GTGACCACCGCCGGGGCCGGGCCGCGGCACAACTGGGCGGGCAACGTCCGCTACGCCGCCCGCCGCCACCACCGCCCCTCCTCGCTCGACGAGCTGCGCCGGCTGGTGGCGGGCAGCGACCGGCTCCGGGTGGTGGGCACGGGGCACTCGTTCAACCGCCTCGGCGACACCACCGGCGACCTGGTCTCGCTGGCCGGGCTGCCCGCGACCGTCGTGCTCGACCCGGACCGCCGGGCCGTCACCGTGCCGGCCGCCATGCGGTACGGAGACCTCGCGTCCTGGCTGCACGCGCGCGGGTACGCCCTGGCCAACCTCGCCTCGCTGCCGCACATCTCGGTCGCCGGGGCGGTCGCCACCGGCACCCACGGCTCGGGGGAGACGATCGGCAACCTGGCCAGCGCGGTCGCCGGGCTGGAACTGGTCACCGCCGGCGGCGACCTGCTGACCGTGGACCGGGCGGCCGACGGGGACACCTTCGCCGGGATGGTCGTGTCGCTGGGCGCGCTGGGCGTCGTCACCCGGGTCACCCTGGACGTGGTGCCGACCTTCGAGATCCGCCAGCACGTCCGCCTCGGCCTGTCCCGCGCGGCGCTGGACGCGGCGTTCGCCTCGGCGTACAGCGTCAGCGTCTTCACCGACTGGCGGTCGCCGCGGCTGCGGGAGGTGTGGGTCAAGCAGCGCGCGGACGCGGCCCCGCTCCCGGCGGACTGGCTCGGCACGACGGCGGCCGACGCGCCGCGGCACCCGGTGCCGGGCATGCCCGCGCGGAACTGCACCCCGCAGCTCGGCGAGCCGGGCCCGTGGCACGAACGGCTGCCGCACTTCCGGCTGGAGTTCACGCCCAGCAGCGGGGCGGAGTTGCAGTCGGAGTACCACGTGCCGCGCGGCTCGGCGTCGGCGGCGCTGGCCGCGCTCGATCCGGTGGCGCACCTGATCGCGCCGGTGCTCCAGGTCTGCGAGCTGCGGACGGTGGCGGCCGACGGGCTGTGGCTCAGCCCGAACCACGGGCGGGACAGCCTGGCCATCCACTTCACCTGGACCGCCGACGCGGCGGCGGTGCTGCCGGTGGTGGCGGCGGTGGAGGAGCGGCTCGCGCCGTTCGCGCCGCGCCCGCACTGGGGGAAGGTCTTCGGCCTCGCCCCGGCGGCGGTCGCCGCGGCCCTGCCCCGGTACGCCGACTTCCTCGACCTGGCGCGCCGGCTCGACCCGGCCGGCACGTTCCGCACCGACCTGCTCGACCACTACCTTCCCCGCGACTAG
- a CDS encoding LLM class F420-dependent oxidoreductase, with protein MELRIFTEPQQGATYDDLLAVARCAEETGYGAFFRSDHYLKMGAVSGDPGPTDAWTTLAGLARDTRRIRLGTLMTAATFRLPGPLAITVAQVDQMSGGRVELGIGTGWYAEEHTAYGIPFPSLGERFDRLEEQLAVVTGLWATPPGATFDFAGTYYPVSDSPALPKPVQDPRPPILLGGMGPKRTPRLAARYADEFNLPFASVEDSAAQFDRVRAACAETGRDPGELRWSNALVLCCGRDDAEVARRAAAIGREPDELRENGLAGTPAEVVDKIGRYAEIGSERLYLQVLDLADLDHLELVAAEVKPQL; from the coding sequence ATGGAACTGCGGATCTTCACCGAACCCCAGCAGGGCGCGACGTACGACGACCTGCTCGCCGTGGCCCGCTGCGCGGAGGAAACCGGCTACGGCGCCTTCTTCCGCTCCGACCACTACCTGAAGATGGGCGCGGTGAGCGGTGACCCCGGCCCGACGGACGCGTGGACGACCCTCGCCGGCCTGGCCCGGGACACCCGGCGGATCCGGCTGGGCACGCTGATGACCGCTGCCACCTTCCGGCTGCCCGGCCCGCTGGCCATCACCGTCGCGCAGGTCGACCAGATGAGCGGCGGCCGGGTCGAGCTGGGCATCGGCACCGGCTGGTACGCCGAGGAGCACACCGCGTACGGGATTCCCTTCCCGTCGCTGGGGGAGCGCTTCGACCGGCTGGAGGAACAGCTCGCGGTCGTCACGGGGCTCTGGGCGACGCCGCCCGGCGCGACCTTCGACTTTGCCGGGACGTACTACCCGGTCAGCGACTCGCCCGCCCTGCCGAAGCCGGTGCAGGACCCGCGCCCGCCGATCCTGCTCGGCGGCATGGGCCCGAAGCGCACGCCCCGCCTGGCCGCCCGCTACGCCGACGAGTTCAACCTGCCGTTCGCCTCGGTCGAGGACTCCGCCGCCCAGTTCGACCGGGTCCGGGCCGCCTGCGCCGAGACCGGCCGCGACCCGGGCGAGCTGCGCTGGTCCAACGCCCTGGTGCTCTGCTGCGGGCGGGACGACGCCGAGGTGGCCCGGCGGGCCGCCGCGATCGGCCGGGAGCCGGACGAGCTGCGCGAGAACGGCCTCGCGGGCACCCCCGCCGAGGTGGTCGACAAGATCGGCCGGTACGCCGAGATCGGCAGCGAGCGGCTCTACCTCCAGGTGCTCGACCTGGCCGACCTCGACCACCTGGAGCTGGTCGCCGCCGAGGTGAAGCCCCAGCTCTGA
- a CDS encoding acyl-CoA dehydrogenase family protein produces the protein MEDQHRDGLTGAVDALLPEVSRRAGEIEAARGLPADLLDSLRAAGCFRMFVPRSHGGYEADLHTGLRVLESLARADGSTGWTVMIGAETPHLVAMLSRDRFDKFYADGPDVVVGGGFAPQGRAEPVDGGFRVTGRWAFASGARHADWIFGNCVLTGDGGPAGAPPAMRSMLFPASRVTVHDTWHVLGLRGTGSHDIEVADAFCPTEESFDLFTGVPCVPGPGFVAPLVHFVLHLGAVAVGIAQGALDDMVALLEGGRQRLYARQSLADSPAFRLQLGRADLDVRAARALLRDLADELWSACATDPAAIPALHPRISAALPWVTERAAAAVDTCYRAAGGGAARDSSPLQRRFRDIHTFSQHAAAAEGWLANNGARVLGRPVELAY, from the coding sequence ATGGAGGACCAGCACCGGGACGGGCTGACGGGGGCGGTGGACGCGCTGCTCCCGGAGGTGTCCCGCCGGGCCGGGGAGATCGAGGCGGCCCGGGGGCTGCCCGCCGATCTGCTCGACTCGCTGCGGGCGGCCGGCTGCTTCCGGATGTTCGTCCCCCGCAGCCACGGCGGGTACGAGGCGGACCTGCACACCGGGCTGCGGGTGCTGGAGTCGCTGGCCCGGGCCGACGGCTCCACCGGGTGGACGGTGATGATCGGCGCCGAGACGCCGCACCTGGTGGCGATGCTCTCCCGCGACCGGTTCGACAAGTTCTACGCCGACGGGCCGGACGTGGTCGTCGGGGGCGGGTTCGCCCCGCAGGGGCGCGCCGAGCCCGTCGACGGCGGCTTCCGGGTCACCGGCCGGTGGGCGTTCGCGAGCGGCGCCCGGCACGCCGACTGGATCTTCGGCAACTGCGTGCTGACCGGGGACGGCGGGCCGGCGGGGGCACCGCCGGCGATGCGCTCCATGCTCTTCCCGGCCTCCCGGGTCACCGTGCACGACACCTGGCACGTGCTCGGCCTGCGGGGCACCGGCAGCCACGACATCGAGGTGGCGGACGCCTTCTGCCCCACGGAGGAGAGCTTCGACCTGTTCACCGGCGTGCCCTGCGTACCGGGGCCGGGCTTCGTGGCGCCGCTGGTCCACTTCGTCCTGCACCTCGGCGCGGTGGCGGTCGGCATCGCGCAGGGCGCGCTGGACGACATGGTCGCGCTGCTCGAGGGCGGCCGGCAGCGGCTCTACGCCCGGCAGTCGCTCGCCGACTCGCCGGCCTTCCGCCTCCAGCTCGGCCGTGCCGACCTGGACGTACGGGCCGCCCGGGCGCTGCTGCGGGACCTGGCCGACGAGCTCTGGTCGGCCTGCGCCACCGATCCGGCGGCGATCCCCGCGCTGCACCCACGGATCTCCGCCGCGCTGCCCTGGGTGACGGAGCGGGCAGCCGCCGCGGTCGACACCTGCTACCGGGCGGCCGGCGGCGGGGCGGCCCGGGACTCGTCGCCGTTGCAGCGCCGGTTCCGCGACATCCACACGTTCAGCCAGCACGCGGCGGCGGCCGAGGGCTGGCTCGCCAACAACGGCGCGCGGGTGCTCGGCCGGCCGGTGGAGCTGGCCTACTGA
- a CDS encoding ATP-binding protein, producing the protein MIPEDVRAALEAVSLNPAVTPDDVWRPSPHDVPELHEKVVAEILRGVGRARTDDTTVPLGVAMQGRAGAGKTHLLGAVRDRIQREGGYFFLVDMVSGKTFWESVALALVEGMGRDAIGWGTQLRTFLRRLTAQLGIPAEVRDAVAGTKPVTREHLDTFVRALRTRHREIGRDCQDTARALVLHGALDFEAQDVGYAHLISEPGDPDGRAAWGLTPAIRTPQQIVQDVSRLMALTLDPTVIAVDQLDTLFAQTSTAMFDQYAGLEDAQAKVIGPIADGLLKLRDVTRRTLIVVSCLPDTWELLTRSAPTPVGDRFRQAILPDRIPTPEIGRAIVAKRFTAAFAGPRFAPPYPTWPISPEAFVDAPALTPRALLRRVDRHVAWCRDRDEVTELDRLIEVVDHVIGGSEPPDRSAAVGPKSCRDTDTGDDVRLRQLDARFAELVAGADVAGALDPRTEDEHMPALLAAGLAAWIAERSPTGASYRYDPLPGRKPALHGRLIEVLDEATENEAHWCFRGISHPNAIAATARVKAACTMAGLDRALPQRRLVLLRNGPWPTGKRTAEVLAAFDAAGGVRCGVPEADLRVFAALRELSGEPASVLQEWLVARRPAGSTQLFATILGDSAGAANAEAGPVARSVGPTAEVGGEDDARVGGGRATVDGTSILLGRTTDGARPFAVDLESLRRHTVIFAGSGSGKTVLIRRLVEECAREGVSAIVLDPNNDLARLGDPWPQPPAGWGPGDAERARDHLEHTEVVVWTPRVNAGRPLSFQPLPDFTPVRDSPDEFDQAIRSAVEALAPRAGVDRPTKVAQQGKAVLTEALQAYARSGMVGLPGFTEFLAELPDGVSRLSRADKLAQDLAETLKAAMVTDPLFGGVGAPADPGLLLTPSPGRRARISVISFVGLTSDQERQGFVNQLQMALFAWIKRHPAGERPLGGLFVMDEAQTLAPSSGQTACTASTIALASQARKYGLGLVFATQAPKGLHNQISGNATTQFFGLLNAPAQIDAARQLAEAKGGRLPDIGLMQSGQFYVAGEGFAFVKVDTPICLSHHPKAPLSPEEVVARAASAQFRPERSHLPDAPAVR; encoded by the coding sequence ATGATCCCGGAGGACGTACGGGCCGCGCTCGAGGCGGTCAGTCTCAACCCTGCGGTCACTCCCGACGACGTGTGGCGGCCCAGCCCGCACGACGTGCCGGAGCTGCACGAGAAGGTGGTCGCGGAGATCCTGCGCGGCGTGGGCAGGGCCCGCACCGACGACACCACGGTGCCCCTCGGCGTGGCCATGCAGGGGCGGGCCGGCGCCGGCAAGACCCACCTGCTCGGGGCGGTGCGGGATCGGATCCAGCGTGAGGGCGGCTACTTCTTCCTGGTCGACATGGTCAGCGGGAAGACGTTCTGGGAGAGCGTGGCGCTGGCCCTGGTCGAAGGCATGGGACGGGACGCGATCGGCTGGGGCACCCAGCTGCGCACGTTCCTGCGTCGGCTCACCGCCCAGCTCGGCATCCCGGCGGAGGTACGCGACGCGGTCGCCGGGACGAAGCCGGTCACCCGGGAGCACCTGGACACCTTCGTGCGGGCCCTGCGGACGCGCCATCGCGAGATCGGCCGGGACTGCCAGGACACCGCCCGGGCACTCGTCCTGCACGGCGCGCTGGACTTCGAGGCACAGGACGTCGGCTACGCCCATCTGATCTCCGAGCCAGGTGACCCGGACGGTCGCGCGGCGTGGGGGCTGACCCCGGCGATCCGTACCCCGCAGCAGATCGTCCAGGACGTCTCGCGGCTGATGGCGCTGACGCTCGACCCCACGGTGATAGCCGTCGACCAGCTCGACACGCTCTTCGCCCAGACCAGCACCGCCATGTTCGACCAGTACGCCGGGCTGGAGGACGCCCAGGCGAAGGTCATCGGGCCCATCGCCGACGGGCTGCTGAAGCTGCGTGACGTCACCCGCCGGACGCTGATCGTGGTGTCGTGCCTGCCGGACACCTGGGAGCTGTTGACCAGGAGTGCGCCCACTCCGGTCGGCGACCGGTTCCGGCAGGCGATCCTCCCCGACCGGATTCCCACCCCCGAGATCGGGCGGGCCATCGTCGCGAAGCGGTTCACCGCCGCCTTCGCCGGGCCGCGTTTCGCACCGCCGTACCCGACCTGGCCGATCAGCCCCGAGGCGTTCGTGGACGCCCCGGCGTTGACGCCCCGGGCGCTGCTGCGCCGGGTGGATCGTCACGTCGCCTGGTGCCGGGACCGGGACGAGGTGACCGAGCTCGACCGTCTCATCGAGGTCGTCGACCACGTCATCGGCGGGTCCGAGCCGCCGGACCGGAGTGCCGCCGTCGGCCCGAAGTCGTGCCGCGACACGGACACCGGTGACGACGTGCGCCTGCGGCAGCTCGACGCCCGCTTCGCCGAGCTGGTGGCGGGGGCGGACGTGGCGGGTGCGCTCGATCCGCGGACCGAGGACGAGCACATGCCGGCGCTCCTCGCCGCCGGTCTGGCGGCCTGGATCGCCGAGCGGTCCCCGACCGGCGCCAGCTACAGGTACGACCCGCTGCCGGGCCGCAAACCGGCGCTGCACGGGCGGCTGATCGAGGTGCTGGACGAGGCCACCGAGAACGAGGCGCACTGGTGCTTCCGCGGGATCTCCCATCCGAACGCGATCGCGGCGACCGCCAGGGTGAAGGCGGCCTGCACCATGGCGGGCCTCGACCGTGCGCTGCCGCAGCGGCGGCTGGTGCTGTTGCGCAACGGCCCGTGGCCGACCGGGAAGCGTACGGCCGAGGTGTTGGCGGCCTTCGACGCGGCCGGCGGAGTCCGCTGCGGCGTCCCGGAGGCGGACCTGCGGGTGTTCGCCGCGCTTCGTGAGCTGAGTGGCGAACCGGCCTCGGTTCTCCAGGAGTGGCTGGTCGCGCGCCGACCGGCCGGCTCCACGCAGCTGTTCGCCACGATCCTCGGCGACTCCGCCGGGGCGGCCAATGCGGAGGCCGGACCGGTCGCCCGGTCAGTCGGGCCGACCGCCGAGGTGGGCGGCGAGGACGACGCGCGGGTCGGCGGCGGGAGGGCCACCGTCGACGGAACTTCGATCCTGTTGGGGCGGACCACCGACGGGGCGCGGCCGTTCGCGGTGGACCTGGAGTCGCTGCGCCGTCACACGGTGATCTTCGCCGGCTCCGGCTCCGGCAAGACCGTGCTGATCCGGCGGCTGGTCGAGGAGTGCGCTCGAGAGGGCGTCTCCGCGATCGTGCTCGATCCCAACAACGACCTCGCCCGCCTGGGCGATCCCTGGCCGCAGCCGCCGGCCGGATGGGGCCCCGGTGACGCCGAGCGGGCCCGCGACCACCTCGAACACACCGAGGTGGTGGTCTGGACGCCCCGGGTCAACGCCGGTCGACCGCTGAGCTTCCAGCCGCTGCCGGACTTCACCCCCGTACGCGACTCGCCGGACGAGTTCGACCAGGCGATCCGCTCGGCGGTGGAGGCACTCGCCCCGCGCGCCGGTGTGGACCGGCCGACGAAGGTGGCCCAGCAGGGCAAGGCCGTGCTGACCGAGGCCCTCCAGGCGTACGCGAGGAGCGGAATGGTGGGCCTGCCCGGCTTCACCGAGTTCCTCGCCGAACTGCCCGACGGGGTGAGCCGGCTGAGCCGGGCGGACAAGCTGGCCCAGGATCTGGCCGAGACTCTGAAGGCCGCCATGGTCACCGATCCGTTGTTCGGCGGCGTCGGCGCCCCGGCCGATCCGGGCCTGCTGCTCACCCCCTCGCCGGGCCGGCGCGCACGCATTTCGGTGATCAGCTTTGTGGGGCTCACGTCGGACCAGGAACGGCAGGGCTTCGTCAATCAGCTCCAGATGGCCCTGTTCGCCTGGATCAAGCGGCACCCGGCGGGCGAGCGACCGCTGGGCGGGCTCTTCGTGATGGACGAGGCGCAGACTCTCGCCCCGTCGTCCGGGCAGACGGCCTGCACGGCCAGCACGATCGCCCTCGCCTCTCAGGCCCGCAAGTACGGGCTCGGGTTGGTCTTCGCCACCCAGGCGCCGAAGGGGCTGCACAACCAGATCTCCGGCAACGCCACCACGCAGTTCTTCGGGCTGCTCAACGCTCCCGCGCAGATCGACGCGGCCCGTCAGTTGGCGGAGGCCAAGGGCGGGCGGCTGCCCGACATCGGCCTCATGCAGAGCGGCCAGTTCTACGTGGCCGGGGAGGGCTTCGCGTTCGTCAAGGTGGACACGCCGATCTGCCTGTCCCACCACCCGAAGGCGCCGCTCAGCCCGGAGGAGGTCGTCGCCAGGGCAGCTTCGGCACAATTCCGGCCGGAGCGCAGTCACCTGCCGGACGCGCCGGCCGTCCGATAG
- a CDS encoding endonuclease domain-containing protein → MASGVPPAEWWEALPPQQVSHLPGIDAELLHVGLDPAPAAAPVVVRYRVPARRGFTELLAAVLDELDGAALTLFPRWLPGAERLDGSGTLGVAAVRSLAMRAAAHSEHFGPFLADLAERALRGEDRQHRPRFPAEVRAAGLARVMASAYDRDGCVLLVGLTDELPTETERALVAVAEWLVRHGRLTVWLAGRELRTVDRIRSVQVSLPSSLTELAVQAGRVPDTVREPPPALTFPPLSGVPRGDSAAEQALELALTPHEWARGRRWNHTYDWHLLGETYRLDLFWPAEGLAVEVDGPEHRGRIRFANDRRRDVRLQLLGLDVLRFTNEQVLSDVQAVVGMIRQLLTRRRLAGAHPHEEEAP, encoded by the coding sequence GTGGCCAGTGGCGTACCTCCCGCCGAGTGGTGGGAGGCCCTTCCTCCGCAGCAGGTCAGCCACCTGCCCGGCATCGACGCCGAGTTGCTCCATGTGGGACTCGATCCGGCACCGGCCGCCGCCCCGGTCGTCGTTCGGTACCGCGTGCCGGCCCGACGGGGCTTCACCGAGTTGCTCGCCGCCGTCCTCGACGAGTTGGACGGCGCAGCCCTCACGCTGTTCCCCCGCTGGTTGCCCGGTGCCGAACGGCTCGACGGTTCCGGCACGCTGGGCGTCGCTGCGGTGCGGTCCCTTGCCATGCGGGCCGCTGCGCACTCCGAGCACTTCGGCCCGTTCCTGGCCGACCTCGCCGAGCGCGCGCTGCGCGGAGAGGACCGGCAGCACCGGCCGCGCTTTCCGGCAGAGGTACGGGCTGCCGGCCTGGCCCGGGTCATGGCCTCCGCGTACGACCGTGACGGGTGCGTCCTGCTGGTCGGCCTGACCGACGAGCTGCCCACGGAGACCGAGCGCGCGTTGGTCGCCGTCGCCGAATGGCTGGTGCGGCACGGCCGCCTCACCGTCTGGCTGGCCGGGCGGGAACTGCGGACGGTCGACCGGATCCGGTCGGTTCAGGTTTCGCTGCCGTCGAGCCTGACCGAGTTGGCGGTGCAGGCGGGTCGGGTTCCCGACACCGTCCGCGAGCCTCCGCCGGCACTGACGTTTCCGCCGCTGTCCGGTGTCCCACGCGGCGACAGCGCCGCCGAGCAGGCACTGGAGCTGGCACTGACGCCACACGAGTGGGCCCGGGGGAGGCGCTGGAACCACACGTACGACTGGCACCTGCTCGGCGAGACCTACCGCCTGGACCTCTTCTGGCCGGCCGAGGGACTTGCGGTCGAGGTGGACGGCCCGGAACATCGGGGACGAATCAGATTCGCCAACGACCGGCGGCGTGACGTGCGGCTGCAACTCCTCGGGCTGGACGTGCTCCGGTTCACCAACGAGCAGGTGCTGTCCGACGTCCAGGCCGTGGTCGGCATGATCCGGCAACTGCTGACCCGTCGTCGCCTGGCCGGCGCGCACCCCCACGAAGAAGAGGCACCATGA